attaaatgaaattaaagaattaaaatgaatgtaaaaattACCTGTAATGTTCCAACAATCCTTCCCATGGCGCTTGTTCTTCTACTcctctcatcatcatcttctccaTCAGCTGTACCTTCTTCGTGACCACCATCCATATCAGAATAATCactctctcctcctcctcctcctcctctatcATGTTCATTAGGGACCAACTCTTGCTGACTTgagaaattttgaacattccCATCATCAGCCTGGTCTTTATCATCATCGTTTCCTTTCTCCATAATTTTTCTTGCTCAGTTCCAATCCAGATGAATATTATTGGTGATACACTCCCGCTAGCATCTTCCCGTccaaagaatacaaaatgatGGCGACTatattttattaatcacttGTCTTGCAGATGTTACGTATTCAGGGTTATTGCAAGATTACATCAGTCTTATCGACGTGCAGTCCTTTTACTTTTAGACATTAGATTTTCGATCAGTGTGATTTTAGCTATAGAAGAAGCATAATGTCTTTAAGCTTGAGAACCAGATTGACAGCTATTGACTATTGCGTACTGTGTCTCTGAAATGTTAgaaaatttacccacatttcGATTCACTGATGGACAAGCCTTGTCCAGCAAACACCCTTGAACATTTTTCGAAATAGTTTAATTGCCAAATTCAATTGAAAAAGTACGTTGAAAAGGAAGCACGGAATTCATTTGTAAAGAGACAGACATCCATTTATAGTTCTTTTTTTAAGATGTCCTTTCAAACTTGATCCACTTGAAGAATAATATCGAGAAAAATGCATCATATAGCAATGACGACGCTGCCCTTTTCTGATTTCTAACAGCAAGGTATCAGCAAGTGTCAATTGCAAGTCTAAAGATAGTTCTCATCAACTGTCACCAAAAGAAAATAGCCGATTTGTCTTTATTCTCATTTTAACGGATTAGAACATCGATACAAGGCGATGATGGAGAGCGTTGCTAGGCAGGTGAATTAAAACAGGTTGCACGTAGATCTCCATCACTCCATGGCATGCATCCACCTGCAACCAAGAATGCATCCAGATAAATACAGATAGAATACAATTCACCTGCTTCTAAACTGCAGAGGAAGAGATGGTGAATTAATTCACAACATCCACCGTGAAATCACTTTCCTGTAAAAACACTCTTTTGCCTGGTGCTTTCCTCAGAGATCCTTACGATAGAAGATGAGGATGAGAAAGAATCCTTTATAATGGCGACTGAGATGGTTAAATTACAAGTGTAAGATTTAAACTAAGGTGGAGAATACATTATCAGGATACCCAGCTGATTGTAAGAAACTGATCAATTATTCATTTGCTCTTTAATATTCTATTATCTTGTGCAGAAGCAAGTCTGTCTGTTGCAATCTTATTGGTTGAATAATGTAAAACCAAGACCCAGAATTAATTTCGAAGCAGCATAAAACACTTTATATCTCGCAATGTCTATAAAAATGATCGTTTAAATTAAGAATTCAGAGCAcgatatttccttttttttggttaTGTCTTTAGTATCCGACATAGGTTAGATGATGCTTTATTTCAAAAGACGCTATCATTTCTAGATGGCTGATGAAATAATCATTACAAGAAGAAAATATGTGTGCCAAGATGATTCCTTCAAAAGTCACTTGGCAAAAATGCGAATCCTTTCAAGGGTCCATTTAACACGATGCGAAACGATATTTAACCAAAACACCTGTTAAACTTCACACCAAGATTGAAACAGAAATCCTCCTGAGTCCGATTACAAAATGGCCGCTGCAAGACTCTCAAAGATTCCGTGGCTCCAACCAATTTTCATATCCCACTTGTGCGTTTCATCAGATCATCTCCGATACTTTGCGTTTATCATCCTACCGATTGTATACCTAAAAACAAGTCTGCATCTTTGTGTTGGAGCAAGCGAACCGTTGCCGTCATATTGCCATAACAATGACTCTGACTGAAGGGACGGCAATGAGCACTGGTAAGAAATAACGCGATTCCTTTCgctaaaaagaaaataggggGATTAGATGGGTTCTGGTTGTGAtggggatggtgatgataatgatgatggtgaaaataTGCCCTAACACGCAGTCTACTCTTAGCAGTAACCTCAGCTCCCCAGTCGTTTCACACACAGGCGTCAGCTGCAACTTTCCCCACGCTTTGATTGTAATCAGTGTTAGATATGAATGTAGTGATCTTATCCACCTGTTATAGTAAAATGAGCGTAAAAATCATATCTTACTGTATATTATTAGTGATTCTGCTTGACCTGACTGCCTTCATTACGGTATTGAATACATTTTTGcaagtaaattcacatgaaaatgtgataTCGTTTATTTAGGAATGAATTCATTATGTTGTCGATGAATCCGCATATATAAGAATGATTCAAAatctttatcaatattatttaaaTGATAAGGGGTTtttgataaagctgaagatttttttttatcatttcttaAATTGTATATAGCTTTTAGATACCGCCTAAGCTAACATTGTCAATCATTTTTTACCTTAAATCACATCACATTAAAGGTTAAAAGGTTTCacttcattttattattcagactaaaaatcaaatattgtaGAACCATTATACATTTATCAACATTTCTCTCATATGAATGGTATATCGAAATACGTGAGTAATACTTttgaaataggaaaaaaaaaaggtttcaaggTTACTTTTAAACCACTAGACTAGAGAAGAAATTGAGTATTCAAGAATCAATTGATGAATAAAAGTATACTATGTTTGGTTTAGATATTCTAAGTAATTCCATGGTAAATCATACATGTTCTCCATCTGCTCCACTGAAATTGTTAAAAGCCTGGCTGGGAGACTGGATTCGGAGATTGGCTCGCATCATCTCGCTACTTGGTTTAGGCGGGTATACATACACGCTTCAACGATTTGAGATATTTGCGCGTTGCTATGGACAACGGGAGCAAATCTAATTTGAATAGCAAGGAGGATTGCTGATTATGATCATCCCAGGGCGAACTCGTGACGTATGACTCAGTCGATCAGCGATGATGAGATGGGAGGAGAGATGAAAACGGGCCCTATGGAGGAGGGATCGAAGAGATGCAAGCTAGAAAATTAGACATCTAACACTGATGAATTTAGAAGGATCTATTTAAACAGAAGTGTAGTTGAATGGAAGATAAGTTTGaagaaatttgaaagaaattatacaaagaAAGAACGACTTCAGTGCACTCTTAATTTTAGTAAAAGGTTAGGTGAATATAATTATGTTCGACTATCAACATTGTCAAAAGAACTAAATCATTTGTTAGCATGGTTAGAAACTACCACAGGACACATAATTtattaaccatttttttttagcttgacCTACcgtttttttaaatgtacataGAAATAGAAACTTCAGATCTAGCAGGACCTGGAAGTATAGTCTTTCTCATCCTTTACATTACTTGAATATTTTACCACTCAATAGATTTCTACCAGATTTGGTGGCCTTTTCCAACATATTTACACCCGGCGTTTTTCAGATAATTACCTTTCGAAAGTATAGTTCTGAAACCCGACGTTGCTTGCTCCCACTTTTAGAACCCTGCAGCTTAGCTTCGAAGATTCAAAACATAACTATTTACAGCTTGCGAAACCTGTTGGGAGTCTTGAAACCTTTAGATATTTCATATTGTCCACCAACCAT
This is a stretch of genomic DNA from Lytechinus pictus isolate F3 Inbred unplaced genomic scaffold, Lp3.0 scaffold_19, whole genome shotgun sequence. It encodes these proteins:
- the LOC129259920 gene encoding uncharacterized protein LOC129259920, with product MEKGNDDDKDQADDGNVQNFSSQQELVPNEHDRGGGGGGESDYSDMDGGHEEGTADGEDDDERSRRTSAMGRIVGTLQVIKGWVTRGGGEEPTRRADSFLERFALGGPQMEEGHHISGGDASGAG